In the Prochlorococcus marinus CUG1438 genome, CATCCCCAAGGATCATAAACCTGCAAGAGTGCTATGCAAAAATTCTTATCAAATCAGAACAAACTTTTCTTAATTCTATCAATCACTATTTTTCAGGTTTTTCTCTTTCAACCAGTTGAAGTTCTAGCTGATTTGCCTACTGGAAATGCCGTAAAAGACCCGAATGCAATCCTTCGAAACGCACTCCCCATAAAGCAATTTGAGTTACAAGAAATACAACATAAATTGGAAGACACAAGTGACCTTGTAAGGGGAGGAAGATGGCCCGCCCTAACAAAAACTGTTACAAAATGTCAATCTTTACTAAAAAAATACCAAAATCAAATTATTCAAGAATTACCAAACGATAAAAAGAAAATTGCTGAAAAAACGTTTTTAGAGCTCAAAGAAAATTTTGATACACTCCAAGATCTTTCTAAATCAAAAGATAAGTACTTATTTGTTTCGACTAGAAAAGAGGCTTTAGATAAAATAGGTGGTTTAGAAGAATTTTTTCTTCCAAAGGAATTTCCTTACGATATTCCGGACGAATTTGATAATTTACCAAGATTATTAGGTAGAGCAAAAGTAAATATAAAGACCTCCAAAGGAGACATGAAAGCTTTAATAGATGGATTTAACGCTCCACTTACAGCAGGAGCATTTGTAGATTTATCTTCAAAAAATTTCTATAAAGATTTACCTATTAATAGAGCAGAAGAATTTTTTGTTTTACAAACAGGTGATCCAATTGGCGAAGCAATTGGTTATGTCGATCCCGAAACGAATGAAGAACGTCATGTTCCTCTTGAAATAAGAATTCCTGATGAAAAGGATACTTTTTATAATCAAACTTTTGAAGACTTGGGTTTTTACACTGAGACACCAACATTACCTTTCGCTACACTTGGAACTCTTGGATGGTCCCACTCAAATACAGCAGTTGATGATGGTTCATCTCAATTTTTCTTCTTTTTATATGAAGCAGAACTCAATCCAGCAGGTCGTAATTTAATTGATGGAAGAAATGCTGCATTTGGATATGTTGTAGAAGGTTTTGATGTATTAGAAGAACTAACCAAAGACGACACAATTATCTCAATTGATGTTTTAGAAGGAATTGAAAACCTAAAATTAAATGCGTAAAGAATTATTAGAAGATATTGGAGAAAAAGAATTAATAAATAGGCTTGGAAAATTTATGCCTAAAAATCAAGCTTCTGATGATTGCGCTTTAATCAAAACTAAAAATGAAAAATTACTTGTTAATACTGATTCTTTGGTAGAAAATGTTCATTTCAATGACATCACTATTTGCCCTCAAGATCTTGGTTGGAAAGCGGTTGTCAGTAATATCTCTGACTTATTATCCAGTGGTAGCAAAAAAACCATAGGAATTATGATAAGTCTTACTTTACCCGCTAAAACTGAGTGGGTTTGGGTCGAAGAATTATATAAAGGAATAAAAAAAGCTTTAAAAGTATATGGTGGAATAATACTTGGAGGTGATTGCTCAAAAGGAAATCAAAAGATTATATCAATTACAGCACTTGGCATTCAGGGAGAACTTAAATTACGAAGAAATGCATGTAGCCCAGGTGAAATCATCCTAACCACAGGTGTTCATGGTCTTAGCAAACTAGGCTTTTTAATGCAAAATAAAAATAACTTCGATAATGATGTTGTTCTCAATAAAAGGTTAATCAAACAGTCCATTGAACATTTCTGTCGCCCTAAAGTTTACCCACATTTCCTAACAAATCTCCTTAAAACTCGCTCAAATAAAAAAATAACGAGAATAGGTTGTACTGATAGCAGTGATGGACTATTTCAAGCAATTCAAGATTTAACAATTGCAAGCAACTGTAAAGCAATAATGAACTATGAAAAAATACCAAAGGATAAAGATTGGCCAAAAGGAGATGAATGGGATGAGTATTATTTTTTTGGAGGTGAAGACTACGAATTAGTTTTTTCATTGCCTAAAAAATGGGCAAAGAAATTATCCAACCTCGACAGAAATATTACCGAAATTGGGTTTTTTGTCGAAGGAAAACCTTCAATAGAATTTAGTAATAATACAAAAAATAAATTATTGAACAATACACCTTTCAAACACTTTTAATTACTCCCAATTTTCAGCAACAATCTCTGCTAAATCTACCACTCTCTGACTATACCCCCACTCGTTGTCGTACCATGCAAGTACCTTAACAAGGTTGTCTCCGATACACATAGTAAGATCACTATCTACGATTGATGATTCATTAGTCCCAGCATAATCGCTGGACACTAATGGTTCATCACCGTACTTAATAATTCCCTTCATTGAACCTAAGGAAGCTTCTTTGAGAGCATTATTAACTTCCTCGCTTGTGACATTTTTAGAAGACTCAAAAACAAAATCCACCGCTGAAACGTTAGGTGTAGGA is a window encoding:
- a CDS encoding peptidylprolyl isomerase produces the protein MQKFLSNQNKLFLILSITIFQVFLFQPVEVLADLPTGNAVKDPNAILRNALPIKQFELQEIQHKLEDTSDLVRGGRWPALTKTVTKCQSLLKKYQNQIIQELPNDKKKIAEKTFLELKENFDTLQDLSKSKDKYLFVSTRKEALDKIGGLEEFFLPKEFPYDIPDEFDNLPRLLGRAKVNIKTSKGDMKALIDGFNAPLTAGAFVDLSSKNFYKDLPINRAEEFFVLQTGDPIGEAIGYVDPETNEERHVPLEIRIPDEKDTFYNQTFEDLGFYTETPTLPFATLGTLGWSHSNTAVDDGSSQFFFFLYEAELNPAGRNLIDGRNAAFGYVVEGFDVLEELTKDDTIISIDVLEGIENLKLNA
- the thiL gene encoding thiamine-phosphate kinase; this translates as MRKELLEDIGEKELINRLGKFMPKNQASDDCALIKTKNEKLLVNTDSLVENVHFNDITICPQDLGWKAVVSNISDLLSSGSKKTIGIMISLTLPAKTEWVWVEELYKGIKKALKVYGGIILGGDCSKGNQKIISITALGIQGELKLRRNACSPGEIILTTGVHGLSKLGFLMQNKNNFDNDVVLNKRLIKQSIEHFCRPKVYPHFLTNLLKTRSNKKITRIGCTDSSDGLFQAIQDLTIASNCKAIMNYEKIPKDKDWPKGDEWDEYYFFGGEDYELVFSLPKKWAKKLSNLDRNITEIGFFVEGKPSIEFSNNTKNKLLNNTPFKHF